Below is a window of Borrelia puertoricensis DNA.
TTGATAAAGGTATTTGATTTAGCACATGATCATACTAGTCGCAAACCAATTCCGAATGACTATAAAGAAAAGATCACAAACTTTAAAACATGGTTATCAAACAATACACAAAAACAACAAGAATTAGTTAATGCGTTTACTGAGGCTTATAACTATTTAAAAATAAAAAGACAAAAATATGCACCTAACGAAAATTTTGATGAATATATAGAAAATGCTATTCTTGTTGAAGATAGTGACAATCAAAATAATAAATATGGACCAATAAATATATACCCATTTTCCGGTTTAGGGGCTACATACAATGTTGGCAAAAATTCTATAGGTGCATTCTTTGCACGCATTATAACAGAGCTAATATACGATCCGTCTCACCCTCCAAAAATTTCAAACGAAGAATTATTTAACATAATGATACAAGAAATGGGTCATGCAACAAATATGTTGAAACAAAATTGGCCATAGTCAAGAAATAAGTAAAAATAAAAAGTAGAATGTAATAAAAGCAAACTAAGATAGTAGTAAGTCTACTATCTTAATAGTAAAGATAAAGTTGCAATTCAAATATTCAAAACAAAAATGAGAAATAAAGAAATAAGCAAGCAAACAAAAAAGTAAAGTAATTAAATAAAAGTAAAAAGTAAACATTTTGTTAACTTGAGGTTAACAGAGAAAGTGGGATTAAAAAACATAGAAGTAACAAGTCCATTGCAAAATTGAAAGATACTGAGTAGACAAATAAAGCAAATGGGAAGCAAAATTTGGAGTATTTGTTAAAGATAGCAAGAAGTATGGTAGATATTTATTGCTGCTTCTCCTTAAAACAACTTTTCTCTAAACTACAAGTATTCTACACACCATATTTTCCATGCAATGTAGACCTTTAAA
It encodes the following:
- a CDS encoding Mlp family lipoprotein, with amino-acid sequence MNKYIKLIILCIALMLYGCGDSQVNRGAIITDPNSPIAPPIVLPTTEIEGSKFNFLIKVFDLAHDHTSRKPIPNDYKEKITNFKTWLSNNTQKQQELVNAFTEAYNYLKIKRQKYAPNENFDEYIENAILVEDSDNQNNKYGPINIYPFSGLGATYNVGKNSIGAFFARIITELIYDPSHPPKISNEELFNIMIQEMGHATNMLKQNWP